The Rana temporaria chromosome 13, aRanTem1.1, whole genome shotgun sequence genome has a window encoding:
- the LOC120920128 gene encoding Fc receptor-like protein 3: MAGIRFILLISFFTHRTKAADRPVVTLDPNWNRIFRKESISLICNVETSGQNNQMIYWYKNNWMQRGAGEIRKIYYAQDDDKGSYQCTYGESGKSDPVHLDISNDWLILQANYVYEGDTLLLRCHGWDSSFKDEAKFFKDNAVLFSKGPVFRKEKITTEATGRYRCERERCKIFNIYTKETAETLVTVYELFSDPALKLIELPVMEGDSMTLKCNTNLAPPKKNTKLHFAFYRDGENVGEIGVSDTYRVMSSQLEDSGKYTCEVRTASDTVRKNSKALSIEIQAIFSEPVLRLNQSHLTEGDIMNLKCETTLVPPNKNTELRFVFYKDGRPMQEFGVSDTYRVLSARIEDSGNYACEVQTANGAVKKRSKDALIRIKAAYGQTQMKLSAEEVVVGDNIILSCDSTMSTLPILYTFYHNDTSFSNITVHQKEAAVERVTIRSPSMAGLYFCISDNGIAKQKQLSNTVILLVVDPVSGVNIVLDKAGEDFEFGDSLTLKCSVERGSSLTFLWMHNGKVVKKNSRVYQFRDDGKVLYIYSLRYYHSGSYQCSVSKKVSNRTFFVISDIQKINVLQQSPVKESTFTVDDDDPPEQMSILWPLLGVLVLVVALSVVLFVYRHKVSSIVPWFRQQTNPVPSVKLNVDGDVCYSHIQINHVRGPTDNNRGGQEDYSVTYSAVKCSGTNMHGTQTLGHAQLYENFSSKEKIK; encoded by the exons ATGGCGGGCATCAGGTTCATTCTACTAATCT CATTTTTCACGCATCGCACCA AGGCTGCAGACCGGCCGGTGGTGACTTTGGATCCCAACTGGAATAGGATCTTCAGGAAAGAATCCATATCTCTCATATGTAACGTGGAGACGTCTGGGCAGAATAATCAGATGATTTATTGGTACAAAAACAATTGGATGCAACGTGGTGCTGGAGAAATAAGGAAGATATATTATGCTCAGGATGATGATAAAGGCTCTTACCAATGTACATACGGGGAGAGCGGCAAAAGTGACCCTGTTCACCTGGACATCAGCAATG ACTGGCTGATTTTGCAAGCTAATTACGTTTATGAAGGAGACACGTTGCTTCTccggtgtcatggttgggattccaGTTTTAAAGACGAGGCAAAGTTTTTCAAAGATAACGCCGTGTTATTTTCCAAGGGTCCTGTTTTTCGCAAAGAAAAAATAACCACCGAGGCAACCGGAAGATACAGATGTGAGAGAGAAAGAtgtaaaatatttaatatttacacAAAAGAAACAGCTGAAACGCTTGTAACGGTATACG agTTATTTTCTGATCCAGCATTAAAATTAATTGAATTACCTGTGATGGAAGGTGACAGCATGACTCTGAAGTGTAACACAAATCTGGCCCCACCTAAAAAGAACACAAAGCTGCACTTTGCTTTCTACAGAGATGGTGAGAATGTTGGGGAAATCGGTGTGTCCGATACATACAGAGTGATGTCATCTCAactggaggattctgggaaatatACCTGTGAAGTGAGGACGGCGTCTGACACTGTGAGGAAGAACAGCAAAGCCTTATCCATTGAGATCCAAG caaTTTTTTCTGAGCCAGTTTTACGACTAAATCAGTCGCATTTAACCGAAGGTGACATCATGAATCTGAAATGTGAAACAACTCTGGTCCCACCCAATAAAAACACGGAGCTGCGGTTTGTCTTTTACAAAGATGGACGGCCTATGCAGGAATTCGGTGTATCTGATACATACAGGGTGCTGTCGGCTCGGATAGAGGATTCTGGAAATTATGCTTGTGAAGTACAAACTGCAAATGGAGCCGTGAAAAAGAGGAGTAAAGATGCATTAATCCGGATTAAGG CTGCCTATGGCCAAACCCAGATGAAGCTGAGTGCGGAAGAGGTGGTAGTAGGGGATAATATCATCCTCTCATGTGATTCCACAATGAGCACCCTTCCTATACTTTACACTTTCTATCATAATGACACATCCTTCAGTAATATCACCGTTCACCAGAAGGAGGCAGCAGTGGAAAGAGTAACCATCAGATCTCCATCCATGGCGGGATTATATTTCTGCATTTCTGACAACGGCattgcaaaacaaaaacaactcaGCAACACTGTCATCCTTCTTGTAGTTG ATCCGGTATCAGGAGTAAACATCGTCTTGGATAAAGCCGGGGAGGATTTTGAATTTGGAGACTCGTTGACATTGAAGTGTTCAGTAGAGCGAGGCTCTTCTCTGACTTTCCTCTGGATGCACAATGGGAAGGTGGTGAAGAAGAATTCCAGGGTCTATCAGTTTAGAGACGATGGGAAGGTACTATACATCTATTCCCTCCGATATTACCATTCTGGATCTTACCAGTGCTCCGTCAGCAAGAAAGTATCCAACAGAACCTTCTTTGTGATCAGCGACATCCAGAAAATAAATGTTCTTCAACAGAGTCCGGTCAAGGAGAGCACTTTCACAGTGGATGATGATGACCCACCAGAGC AGATGAGCATTCTGTGGCCCCTCCTTGGAGTTCTGGTGTTGGTGGTTGCCCTCTCTGTCGTTCTGTTTGTCTACAGACACAAAGTTTCTTCAATAGTTCCATGGTTCCGACAACAAACAAACCCAG TACCAAGCGTGAAGCTGAATGTGGACGGTGACGTTTGCTATTCTCACATTCAGATTAATCATGTGCGAG gtcCTACAGATAACAATAGAGGAGGGCAG GAAGACTATTCAGTGACATATTCCGCGGTGAAATGTTCCGGGACAAACATGCATGGAACTCAGACTTTGGGGCATGCACAGCTCTATGAGAACTTCAGTTCcaaagaaaagataaaataa